The following are from one region of the Vitis riparia cultivar Riparia Gloire de Montpellier isolate 1030 chromosome 14, EGFV_Vit.rip_1.0, whole genome shotgun sequence genome:
- the LOC117930836 gene encoding uncharacterized protein LOC117930836, which yields MAEDNLFQGLPPPSATPPSSNSQQQQQPRKSTVATNTNPSPVPPPALKSALKRSNPPQPTSEKAATPGKRLRFKTMTDVSEKQILDAMQKIASHIKNLTKFAKASKLAIQLIQAGNVKPGTSDHFFAILEAAMSSPTACTDPSVRADYHALFTEAQDIADCFNDKQKNLLTTWTTRAVMANDLYTDDSFVFSKTAGRVKEAISNLPIATEDDDIEEAASLKDEIETADNDDPNKQDVSSVAQLEGNNKEDDDPFGLDALIPSKVKKDVQIRGKKDAASKNGNDEEEETKRFTKSQREGLIICLEIAAKRYKTPWCQTVIDILVKHAFDNVARFTSQQRDAIEKLWASIREQHIRRKQGKSVNGKLDVNAFEFLQTKYANEKISIRHSVGGSGDRRATQWLG from the exons ATGGCAGAAGACAACCTCTTCCAAGGTTTGCCACCTCCTTCGGCAACTCCTCCGTCTTCCAActcacaacaacaacaacaaccgCGTAAATCCACGGTTGCGACAAACACAAATCCATCTCCAGTTCCACCTCCTGCTCTCAAAAGCGCCCTCAAGCGCTCCAACCCACCTCAACCCACTTCTGAAAAAG CCGCCACTCCTGGAAAACGGTTGAGGTTTAAAACTATGACAGATGTCTCAGAAAAGCAAATTTTAGATGCCATGCAGAAGATTGCATCACATATCAAGAACCTTACAAAGTTTGCCAAGGCTTCGAAGCTTGCCATACAGTTGATTCAGGCTGGTAATGTGAAACCTGGAACTAGTGATCACTTCTTTGCCATACTTGAAGCCGCAATGTCATCACCAACTGCTTGTACTGATCCTTCTGTTCGAGCAGATTACCATGCATTATTCACGGAAGCACAAGATATAGCTGAT TGCTTCAATGATAagcaaaaaaatctattaaCTACATGGACAACTAGGGCGGTGATGGCAAATGACCTATATACTGATGACAGTTTTGTG ttttcaaaaacagcagGACGAGTAAAGGAAGCAATATCTAATCTTCCAATTGCAACTGAGGATGATGACATAGAGGAAGCTGCATCCCTGAAAGATGAAATAGAAACAGCAGATAATGATGATCCAAATAAGCAGGATGTGTCATCAGTTGCTCAATTGGAAGGAAATAACAAGGAAGATGATGATCCATTTGGGCTTGATGCTCTGATtccaagcaaagtgaagaaagaTGTACAGATAAGGGGGAAGAAAGATGCAGCATCCAAGAATGGGAACGATGAAGAGGAAGAGACCAAGAGATTTACCAAATCACAGAGAGAAGGCTTGATTATTTGTCTAGAGATTGCTGCGAAGCGTTACAAAACCCCATG GTGCCAGACCGTTATAGACATTTTAGTAAAGCATGCATTCGATAATGTAGCAAGGTTTACTAGTCAGCAGAGGGATGCCATTGAAAAACTTTGGGCTTCCATCCGAGAACAGCATATTCGCAGGAAGCAAGGGAAATCTGTGAATGGAAAACTTGATGTGAATGCATTTGAATTTCTACAGACAAAATATGCAAATGAGAAGATTAGTATACGTCATTCTGTTGGTGGCAGTGGGGATCGTCGTGCCACACAGTGGCTTGGTTAA
- the LOC117929823 gene encoding AT-hook motif nuclear-localized protein 19-like, whose translation MANRWWAGQVGLQGVDTSSASPAMKKPDLGISMNENGGSGSGGGGEEEEEKENSDEPREGAIEVATRRPRGRPPGSKNKPKPPIFVTRDSPNALRSHVMEVANGSDITESIAQFARRRQRGVCVLSASGTVMNVTLRQPSAPGGAVMALHGRFEILSLTGAFLPGPAPPGSTGLTIYLAGGQAQVVGGSVVGSLIAAGPVMVIAATFSNATYERLPLEDEEEAGSAAQEQLAGGGGGGGSPPGIGGSGGQQQAGMADPSSMPVYNLPPNLLPNGGQLNHDAYGWAHGRQPY comes from the coding sequence ATGGCGAACCGGTGGTGGGCTGGGCAGGTGGGTCTGCAAGGTGTAGATACCTCATCAGCTTCACCTGCAATGAAGAAACCAGATCTGGGAATATCCATGAATGAAAATGGAGGAAGCGGGAGCGGAGGCGGAggagaggaagaagaggaaaaagaaaacagtgATGAGCCCAGAGAGGGTGCAATTGAGGTGGCTACGCGCAGGCCTAGGGGCCGGCCGCCTGGCTCCAAGAACAAGCCAAAACCTCCGATTTTTGTGACAAGGGACAGCCCTAACGCTCTGCGCAGCCACGTTATGGAGGTGGCAAACGGCTCCGACATCACAGAAAGCATAGCCCAATTCGCGAGAAGGCGGCAGCGAGGCGTCTGCGTGCTCAGCGCAAGTGGGACAGTCATGAACGTAACGCTTCGCCAGCCTTCTGCCCCTGGTGGTGCAGTTATGGCACTTCATGGCCGATTCGAAATTCTTTCCTTAACCGGCGCGTTCCTACCGGGACCAGCGCCACCAGGCTCCACTGGACTAACCATATACCTAGCAGGCGGTCAAGCTCAGGTCGTGGGTGGTAGCGTGGTGGGTTCACTCATAGCGGCAGGTCCAGTTATGGTGATTGCAGCTACCTTTTCGAATGCAACCTACGAGAGGCTCCCCCTAGAAGACGAAGAAGAGGCGGGCAGCGCAGCACAGGAGCAGCTCGCTGGCGGCGGAGGCGGTGGTGGGTCACCGCCAGGGATTGGCGGCAGTGGGGGGCAGCAGCAGGCAGGGATGGCAGATCCTTCCTCCATGCCGGTTTATAATTTGCCACCAAATTTGCTTCCAAATGGTGGACAACTGAACCATGATGCTTATGGTTGGGCACATGGGCGCCAGCCTTACTAG